From a single Silene latifolia isolate original U9 population chromosome 6, ASM4854445v1, whole genome shotgun sequence genomic region:
- the LOC141588806 gene encoding F-box/kelch-repeat protein At3g06240-like: MEDKKSKSKVSKTKFHKNAKVMDYNNHHGHGHPLEMKQPLVPKTKFEKINVNNNDYYTNTTTVRVKVLMTKDEAAKLLAKRKKEGTLEFKDVVNELVNIPAQRVISVAPLMANSKDIGPDKADPHTQKLNHPTRSDFNVITAENDVAGNGKLSKGGGGGVSYFVESMETNLSIFLKDDSLNVKEILPEDILVEILLRLPNDIIGSYAICKADGDIPFICWGPQFDIFNHDLHVCILSKHFGDVPLDLKPDLLRDTAPSFPNAPHLIHEGLLVGCVKGLVCFIWGLQDLGLWNPATREFKAITPWLYNPIHVYRLNLIGFGFDSLSNDFKIVRGNCSDDGIHSYEVYSLATNSWKSLREPSTLVKLFRTFTEAYLNGVCYWPAYSDLFDTPLILSFNFSTEVFMVFNEPQNSIGSEIKFEPWEITVYKECLADVVTRTDLEKAECNFDIWVVTEFDDVSGVPKSWQHLFTMGPFPSSDGLKFDRFRMDGDVLFVIRCPGTEEESSLYNLSNGVFKDFGCRLDGFFDYVGSLFPLSKRLAQSSKL, translated from the exons ATGGAAGACAAGAAAAGCAAGAGCAAAGTTTCAAAAACAAAGTTTCACAAAAATGCCAAAGTTATGGATTATAATAATCATCATGGTCATGGTCATCCCTTAGAAATGAAGCAGCCTTTGGTTCCGAAAACCAAGTTCGAGAAGATTAACGTCAATAATAATGATTATTATACCAATACGACGACGGTAAGGGTGAAAGTTTTGATGACAAAAGATGAGGCGGCAAAGCTATTAGCTAAACGTAAAAAAGAAGGAACTTTGGAGTTCAAAGATGTTGTTAATGAGCTCGTGAATATCCCGGCGCAACGGGTAATTAGTGTTGCTCCTCTCATGGCTAACTCTAAAGATATCGG ACCTGATAAAGCTGACCCGCATACCCAGAAGCTGAATCACCCTACCCGATCCGACTTCAATGTCATCACAGCAGAAAATGATGTAGCCGGAAAT GGAAAATTGTCTAAAGGCGGTGGTGGCGGAGTTAGTTACTTTGTTGAGTCCATGGAAACAAACCTGTCCATCTTTTTAAAGGATGATTCACTAAATGTGAAAGAGATCCTTCCTGAGGATATTTTGGTGGAAATACTATTAAGATTACCAAA CGACATTATCGGTTCATATGCCATATGCAAAGCAGATGGAGATATCCCCTTTATCTGTTGGGGTCCCCAATTTGATATCTTCAACCATGATCTTCATGTCTGCATTCTCTCTAAACACTTTGGAGATGTTCCTCTTGATTTAAAACCTGATTTACTTCGCGATACTGCACCTTCTTTCCCTAATGCCCCTCATCTAATTCACGAGGGTTTGTTGGTTGGCTGTGTGAAAGGTCTGGTTTGCTTTATTTGGGGCCTTCAGGACTTGGGCTTGTGGAATCCTGCCACCCGAGAATTTAAGGCCATTACTCCTTGGCTATATAACCCCATTCATGTGTATCGACTTAACTTGattggttttgggtttgattcCCTCTCTAATGATTTCAAAATCGTGCGAGGAAATTGTTCTGATGACGGAATACATAGCTATGAAGTGTACTCGTTAGCCACAAACTCTTGGAAGAGTCTAAGAGAACCATCGACTTTGGTTAAGCTGTTTAGAACATTTACGGAGGCATACTTAAATGGTGTCTGTTATTGGCCTGCTTATTCTGATTTGTTCGATACCCCATTAATCTTGTCCTTTAATTTCAGCACTGAAGTTTTTATGGTTTTTAATGAACCACAGAATTCTATTGGTTCTGAGATAAAATTTGAGCCCTGGGAGATTACTGTGTACAAGGAATGCCTCGCGGATGTTGTAACACGAACTGACTTGGAGAAGGCAGAGTGCAATTTTGACATATGGGTTGTGACGGAGTTTGATGATgtttccggagttccaaaatcaTGGCAACATTTGTTCACTATGGGACCATTTCCTTCATCTGATGGCCTAAAGTTTGATAGATTTCGAATGGATGGTGATGTGCTGTTCGTAATCAGGTGTCCAGGTACTGAGGAAGAGAGCAGCTTGTATAATCTGTCGAATGGAGTTTTCAAAGATTTTGGGTGCCGTCTTGATGGTTTTTTCGATTATGTAGGGAGTTTGTTTCCGTTGTCAAAGAGGCTAGCTCAGAGTTCAAAGCTGTGA